From a single Vanacampus margaritifer isolate UIUO_Vmar chromosome 15, RoL_Vmar_1.0, whole genome shotgun sequence genomic region:
- the larp7 gene encoding la-related protein 7 isoform X1 produces MDEPTTIAEDGGPSKETDKKKRSRVKQLMGEVKKQVEFWFGDANLHKDRFLKKLIDSSDEGYVDLSVVASFNRMKNLTSDTKLIARALKNSSVVEVNLEGDKVRRLLPIGDVPIDVDSRTVYVELLPKDVNHSWIEKVFSKCGSVVYASIPRYKSTGDPKGFAFVEFENPEQANKAVESLNNPPEDAPRKPGMFPKTWKGKTVPQAADNPPSAGGGEEEEKKKRKKKKKKPLADDAKVAPMDAEPSDQQQRQQKKKKQQQLSNASSQKASGKISEKKRRRSHVADESETEVPSKMRKLGKNGEDASESCEDRPVEGELGKENQEDALVKAKRKRKKKHKEKLKIGEEVIPLRVLPKKAWLELKVEYLELQKRSMASLKKCMTRLNGEETHGEETHGGGGETMEVSEKPSSQGPKFTSGVIMKITDNKALPDRKMIKDALCKISPVAYVDLLEGDAEGYVRFERPEDAQAVSNTRAELQRAHSWQLEILSGDNEQRYWQKILVDRQVKLNRPREKKRGTEKLLSKAEKIITARAKEANKHIRFQED; encoded by the exons ATGGACGAGCCCACGACAATCGCGGAGGACGGAGGTCCGAGCAAAGAGACGGATAAGAAGAAAAGATCGCGGGTGAAGCAGCTGATGGGAGAAGTGAAGAAGCAAGTGGAGTTCTGGTTTGGAGACGCCAACCTCCACAAGGACCGCTTTCTAAAAAAGCTCATTGACTCTTCGGATGAGGGCT ATGTTGACTTATCTGTTGTGGCGAGCTTCAACCGCATGAAGAATCTGACGAGCGACACCAAACTGATCGCGAGGGCTCTGAAGAATTCGTCTGTGGTGGAG GTGAATTTAGAAGGCGATAAAGTTCGACGGCTGCTTCCCATCGGGGACGTTCCAATTGACGTGGACAGCCGCACAGTCTACGTG GAGCTTCTACCAAAGGATGTGAATCACAGTTGGATCGAGAAGGTCTTCTCCAAATGCGGAAGCGTCGTTTACGCCAGCATCCCCAGATATAAAAGCACCGGCGACCCCAAAGGCTTTGCCTTTGTGGAGTTCGAGAACCCCGAGCAAGCAAATAAAGCAGTTGAG tcGCTTAATAATCCTCCTGAAGATGCTCCTAGGAAGCCGGGAATGTTCCCCAAGACCTGGAAGGGGAAGACCGTTCCGCAGGCTGCAGACAATCCGCCGTCAG CAGGCGGCGgcgaagaggaggagaagaaaaagcgaaagaagaagaaaaagaaaccaCTGGCCGACGATGCCAAAGTGGCGCCGATGGACGCCGAGCCGTCGGATCAGCAGCAACGgcagcagaagaaaaagaagcagcagcagctctcGAACGCCTCCAGTCAGAAAGCGTCGGGTAAAATCTCGGAGAAAAAGAGACGCCGCTCGCACGTGGCGGACGAATCCGAAACGGAGGTGCCCTCCAAGATGAGGAAGCTCGGGAAGAATGGCGAAGACGCGTCCGAGAGCTGTGAAG ATCGTCCCGTGGAAGGCGAGCTCGGGAAAGAAAACCAAGAAGACGCGCTGGTCAAAgccaagaggaagaggaagaagaaacaCAAGGAGAAGCTGAAAATCGGCGAGGAGGTCATCCCGCTGCGGGTTTTACCCAA GAAAGCGTGGCTGGAGCTCAAGGTGGAGTACTTGGAACTGCAGAAGCGCAGCATGGCGTCGCTGAAGAAGTGCATGACGCGCCTGAACGGCGAGGAGACGCACGGCGAGGAGACGCACGGCGGCGGTGGTGAGACGA TGGAGGTGAGCGAGAAGCCAAGTAGTCAAGGTCCGAAATTCACCAGCGGCGTCATCATGAAGATTACGGACAACAAGGCGCTCCCAGACAGGAAAATGATCAAA GACGCCCTATGCAAGATCTCGCCAGTGGCGTACGTGGACCTGTTGGAAGGCGACGCCGAGGGCTACGTGCGCTTCGAGCGGCCGGAGGACGCGCAGGCCGTCAGCAATACCAGGGCCGAGCTGCAGAGGGCGCACAGCTGGCAGCTCGAGATCCTTTCGG GTGACAACGAGCAGAGGTACTGGCAGAAGATCCTCGTGGATCGTCAGGTCAAACTCAACCGGCCCCGGGAGAAGAAGCGCGGCACGGAGAAG CTCTTGTCCAAAGCGGAGAAGATCATTACAGCTCGCGCCAAGGAGGCCAACAAGCACATTCGCTTCCAAGAGGACTGA
- the larp7 gene encoding la-related protein 7 isoform X2 encodes MDEPTTIAEDGGPSKETDKKKRSRVKQLMGEVKKQVEFWFGDANLHKDRFLKKLIDSSDEGYVDLSVVASFNRMKNLTSDTKLIARALKNSSVVEVNLEGDKVRRLLPIGDVPIDVDSRTVYVELLPKDVNHSWIEKVFSKCGSVVYASIPRYKSTGDPKGFAFVEFENPEQANKAVESLNNPPEDAPRKPGMFPKTWKGKTVPQAADNPPSGGGEEEEKKKRKKKKKKPLADDAKVAPMDAEPSDQQQRQQKKKKQQQLSNASSQKASGKISEKKRRRSHVADESETEVPSKMRKLGKNGEDASESCEDRPVEGELGKENQEDALVKAKRKRKKKHKEKLKIGEEVIPLRVLPKKAWLELKVEYLELQKRSMASLKKCMTRLNGEETHGEETHGGGGETMEVSEKPSSQGPKFTSGVIMKITDNKALPDRKMIKDALCKISPVAYVDLLEGDAEGYVRFERPEDAQAVSNTRAELQRAHSWQLEILSGDNEQRYWQKILVDRQVKLNRPREKKRGTEKLLSKAEKIITARAKEANKHIRFQED; translated from the exons ATGGACGAGCCCACGACAATCGCGGAGGACGGAGGTCCGAGCAAAGAGACGGATAAGAAGAAAAGATCGCGGGTGAAGCAGCTGATGGGAGAAGTGAAGAAGCAAGTGGAGTTCTGGTTTGGAGACGCCAACCTCCACAAGGACCGCTTTCTAAAAAAGCTCATTGACTCTTCGGATGAGGGCT ATGTTGACTTATCTGTTGTGGCGAGCTTCAACCGCATGAAGAATCTGACGAGCGACACCAAACTGATCGCGAGGGCTCTGAAGAATTCGTCTGTGGTGGAG GTGAATTTAGAAGGCGATAAAGTTCGACGGCTGCTTCCCATCGGGGACGTTCCAATTGACGTGGACAGCCGCACAGTCTACGTG GAGCTTCTACCAAAGGATGTGAATCACAGTTGGATCGAGAAGGTCTTCTCCAAATGCGGAAGCGTCGTTTACGCCAGCATCCCCAGATATAAAAGCACCGGCGACCCCAAAGGCTTTGCCTTTGTGGAGTTCGAGAACCCCGAGCAAGCAAATAAAGCAGTTGAG tcGCTTAATAATCCTCCTGAAGATGCTCCTAGGAAGCCGGGAATGTTCCCCAAGACCTGGAAGGGGAAGACCGTTCCGCAGGCTGCAGACAATCCGCCGTCAG GCGGCGgcgaagaggaggagaagaaaaagcgaaagaagaagaaaaagaaaccaCTGGCCGACGATGCCAAAGTGGCGCCGATGGACGCCGAGCCGTCGGATCAGCAGCAACGgcagcagaagaaaaagaagcagcagcagctctcGAACGCCTCCAGTCAGAAAGCGTCGGGTAAAATCTCGGAGAAAAAGAGACGCCGCTCGCACGTGGCGGACGAATCCGAAACGGAGGTGCCCTCCAAGATGAGGAAGCTCGGGAAGAATGGCGAAGACGCGTCCGAGAGCTGTGAAG ATCGTCCCGTGGAAGGCGAGCTCGGGAAAGAAAACCAAGAAGACGCGCTGGTCAAAgccaagaggaagaggaagaagaaacaCAAGGAGAAGCTGAAAATCGGCGAGGAGGTCATCCCGCTGCGGGTTTTACCCAA GAAAGCGTGGCTGGAGCTCAAGGTGGAGTACTTGGAACTGCAGAAGCGCAGCATGGCGTCGCTGAAGAAGTGCATGACGCGCCTGAACGGCGAGGAGACGCACGGCGAGGAGACGCACGGCGGCGGTGGTGAGACGA TGGAGGTGAGCGAGAAGCCAAGTAGTCAAGGTCCGAAATTCACCAGCGGCGTCATCATGAAGATTACGGACAACAAGGCGCTCCCAGACAGGAAAATGATCAAA GACGCCCTATGCAAGATCTCGCCAGTGGCGTACGTGGACCTGTTGGAAGGCGACGCCGAGGGCTACGTGCGCTTCGAGCGGCCGGAGGACGCGCAGGCCGTCAGCAATACCAGGGCCGAGCTGCAGAGGGCGCACAGCTGGCAGCTCGAGATCCTTTCGG GTGACAACGAGCAGAGGTACTGGCAGAAGATCCTCGTGGATCGTCAGGTCAAACTCAACCGGCCCCGGGAGAAGAAGCGCGGCACGGAGAAG CTCTTGTCCAAAGCGGAGAAGATCATTACAGCTCGCGCCAAGGAGGCCAACAAGCACATTCGCTTCCAAGAGGACTGA